One stretch of Roseimicrobium sp. ORNL1 DNA includes these proteins:
- a CDS encoding ribonucleotide-diphosphate reductase subunit beta, protein MEKTYQIGDRKFVLDHDKAEAAYNAKRIINGRKTEAFNLLPLKYKWTYDLYKKMKANHWEPEDISMQKDAEQWRSPNALTETERWIIMMGIGYFSAAEGIVGDNVMHVVRELVTAPELKLVLGRHAHEENIHADSLLYMISSLGINPHECEAMFEQVESIKKKNEFVTRVSHALRRDLDLTVTENKRLLAQNIFVFGQCMEGTQFYGLFGMILSLYRQNKFPGIGQMFRYTLRDESNHIELFRNLFMDLVDENPDIWSPEFRSQLVDIMREAVALEKEFIRDCLPVGAVGLSAEEFEQYIDYIADRRLTGVGLPLLNPGIKNPLPWLIEVMDVKKETNFFEQKVTEYQTRGSLVVGSDDEF, encoded by the coding sequence ATGGAAAAGACCTACCAGATTGGTGACCGCAAATTCGTCCTCGACCACGATAAAGCCGAGGCCGCCTACAACGCCAAGCGCATCATCAACGGTCGCAAGACCGAGGCCTTCAACCTTCTTCCCCTCAAGTACAAGTGGACCTACGACCTGTACAAGAAGATGAAGGCCAACCATTGGGAGCCGGAGGACATCAGCATGCAGAAGGACGCCGAACAGTGGCGCTCCCCGAATGCGCTGACCGAGACCGAGCGCTGGATCATCATGATGGGCATCGGCTACTTCTCCGCTGCCGAGGGCATCGTGGGGGACAATGTCATGCACGTGGTGCGTGAGCTCGTCACCGCCCCTGAGCTGAAGCTCGTGCTGGGTCGCCACGCCCATGAGGAGAACATCCACGCGGACAGCCTCCTCTACATGATCTCCAGCCTGGGCATCAACCCGCACGAGTGCGAGGCCATGTTCGAGCAGGTGGAGTCCATCAAGAAGAAGAACGAATTTGTCACCCGTGTGTCGCACGCCCTGCGCCGCGACCTCGACCTCACGGTGACCGAGAATAAGCGCCTCCTCGCGCAGAATATCTTCGTCTTCGGCCAGTGCATGGAGGGCACCCAGTTCTACGGACTCTTCGGGATGATCCTGTCCCTCTACCGGCAGAACAAGTTCCCCGGCATCGGCCAGATGTTCCGCTACACGCTGCGGGATGAGAGCAACCACATCGAGCTCTTCCGCAACCTGTTCATGGACCTCGTGGATGAGAACCCCGATATCTGGAGCCCGGAATTCCGGAGCCAGCTCGTGGACATCATGCGCGAAGCCGTGGCGCTGGAGAAGGAGTTCATCCGCGACTGCCTCCCCGTGGGCGCCGTGGGCCTGAGCGCCGAGGAATTTGAGCAATACATCGACTACATCGCTGACCGCCGCCTCACCGGCGTGGGCCTGCCCCTGCTCAACCCGGGTATCAAGAACCCGCTCCCATGGCTCATCGAAGTCATGGACGTGAAGAAGGAGACCAACTTCTTCGAACAGAAGGTCACCGAGTACCAGACTCGTGGCTCCCTTGTCGTCGGCAGCGACGACGAGTTTTAA
- a CDS encoding PVC-type heme-binding CxxCH protein gives MLRPGVLFLLITVSLPLAFVTLTAPVQGAQTSASSKKKSTAAASSKSKAETSAKAKGKGKTSDATDAKKKAETTPAPTPAPAAVPVAPPVLPDEEDKPVPVPPLPNQKLQLHKWSGALNVPDPVAVTVDPQGRVYVTQTTRRKVGDLDIREHTDWIPNDVALESIEQKQAFYHDVLAPGKTLRPRGSLKDHNKDGSIDWKDLTVHTERIYRLVDTDKDGTADKITLFADGFNTEVTGIAAGILYHDGWVYCTIAPDLWRLRDTNDDGVADEREVVAHGFGHHIAYAGHDMHGLTLGPDGRIYWTIGDKGVNVTTKDGRHVAKPHEGCVLRCEPDGRNFEIFAHGLRNVQEIAFDQYGNLFGVDNDADKTGEKERFVYITEGSDSGWRCTYQYMKGWIPWMDEGLWKPRHAGQPEYITPPLAQGHDGPAGFVFNPGTALAAPWQGAFFGNQFPSGKMNVFRVASAGASFTVTQDATVNSGVMGIGMSWGPEGKLYLADWMGGYPLDELGAIWTVDDPTGTDSTERQETLTRLREGFSNPDAVEPLAYLGHADQRVRLAAQFEIVKRLEFSRLVEVAKNPNQPRLARIHALWGLGQGMRNGNVSQEQTVAPLITALVEDKDLEVRAQLAKVVGDIYANRDIGHLLLPLLKDRSPRVRFHAAMALGKLQIRQALPEVLTQLTLNADKDVYLRHALVTALYGCSTDLEALATHESRSVRLAAVLALRRRAHETVATFLADKDDAVATEAARAIHDDESIMAKLPELAATLDSKRVFPDAFTRRALNANFRIGDAAGAERVVGYALREDASPALRNEALTLLTLWVTPPPLDRADGRAYKLEARDEHAIAEVLRPHLDQLLALKEPELRTLAIQILITYNLPVDAPIAAAAVMEASAPAETRIGALQLLATQHGGSEELRKTLTALVEGKAPTPDKDKAEAQSKEKEKGKGKSKTQPKTQTQAPSPALAQTPETLRIAALEILAREKPDVAIELAGKLLGSGSTLEKQKCLALLAELKMDAADAVLTKEMEQLVAGKCPPSRQLDVLEAVQARAADVAALKEKLDAFEAARAGAVGTVGAYLECLEGGSSVEGKDIALEHLAANCTACHRFDSKEGSTVGPLLSGIGAQKDRTYLLESLVNPVAQIAPGYGMVSLTLNDGKSYAGVVVKEDAETVELKLADGSVKKVDVAEITVKTPPISVMPPMSAMLTKRQLRDLVAYLSGLKSGGSSSGSGSKKVAVKETETGEHEVADDGDGKKPGEKVEEVSAKKPAAESGSASGKKKG, from the coding sequence ATGCTCCGCCCCGGCGTTCTTTTCCTGCTCATCACGGTCTCGCTCCCGCTTGCTTTCGTGACTCTCACGGCCCCGGTCCAGGGGGCGCAGACGTCTGCCTCGTCGAAGAAGAAATCGACTGCAGCGGCCTCATCGAAGTCGAAGGCTGAAACCAGTGCGAAGGCCAAGGGGAAGGGGAAAACTTCTGACGCGACCGACGCGAAAAAGAAGGCCGAGACGACTCCCGCACCTACGCCTGCACCCGCAGCCGTACCCGTCGCGCCTCCGGTGCTGCCGGATGAGGAGGACAAGCCCGTACCGGTGCCGCCGCTGCCGAACCAGAAGCTGCAGCTGCACAAGTGGTCCGGCGCGCTCAACGTTCCTGACCCGGTGGCGGTCACGGTGGACCCGCAGGGCCGCGTGTACGTGACGCAGACGACGCGCCGCAAGGTGGGGGACCTCGATATCCGCGAGCATACGGACTGGATTCCCAATGACGTGGCGCTGGAGAGCATCGAGCAGAAGCAGGCCTTCTACCATGACGTGCTCGCGCCGGGCAAGACGCTCCGCCCACGTGGCAGCCTGAAGGACCACAACAAGGATGGCTCGATCGACTGGAAGGACCTGACCGTGCACACCGAGCGCATCTACCGCCTGGTGGACACGGACAAGGACGGCACGGCGGACAAGATCACGCTCTTCGCCGACGGCTTCAACACGGAGGTCACGGGCATCGCCGCCGGCATCCTGTACCATGACGGCTGGGTGTACTGCACCATCGCGCCGGACCTGTGGCGCTTGCGCGACACGAATGACGACGGCGTGGCGGACGAGCGCGAGGTCGTGGCGCATGGCTTCGGCCACCACATTGCCTACGCCGGGCATGACATGCACGGCCTGACCCTGGGACCGGACGGTCGCATTTACTGGACCATCGGTGACAAGGGCGTGAACGTCACCACGAAGGATGGCCGGCACGTCGCGAAGCCGCATGAGGGCTGCGTGCTGCGGTGCGAGCCGGATGGGAGGAACTTCGAAATCTTCGCCCACGGCCTGCGGAATGTGCAGGAGATCGCCTTTGACCAGTACGGCAACCTCTTCGGCGTGGACAATGACGCGGACAAGACGGGCGAGAAAGAGCGCTTCGTGTACATCACGGAGGGCAGCGACTCCGGATGGCGCTGCACCTACCAGTACATGAAGGGCTGGATTCCCTGGATGGACGAGGGCCTGTGGAAGCCTCGCCACGCGGGACAGCCAGAGTACATCACCCCGCCACTGGCTCAGGGTCACGATGGTCCTGCAGGTTTTGTCTTTAATCCCGGAACGGCACTCGCGGCTCCGTGGCAGGGGGCGTTCTTCGGAAACCAGTTCCCCAGCGGCAAGATGAATGTCTTCCGCGTGGCTTCGGCTGGGGCGTCCTTCACCGTGACGCAGGATGCGACGGTGAACAGCGGCGTCATGGGCATCGGCATGAGCTGGGGTCCTGAGGGCAAGCTCTACCTGGCCGACTGGATGGGTGGCTACCCGCTGGATGAACTGGGTGCCATCTGGACCGTGGATGACCCGACGGGTACGGACAGCACGGAGCGGCAGGAGACGCTGACCCGCCTGCGTGAGGGCTTCAGCAATCCCGATGCTGTGGAGCCGCTGGCCTACCTCGGACATGCGGACCAGCGCGTGCGTCTGGCGGCACAGTTTGAGATTGTAAAGCGGCTTGAGTTCTCTCGTTTGGTGGAAGTTGCGAAGAATCCGAATCAGCCGCGCCTCGCCCGCATCCACGCGCTGTGGGGACTGGGTCAGGGCATGCGCAATGGCAATGTGTCGCAGGAGCAAACGGTAGCGCCGCTTATCACGGCGCTGGTGGAAGACAAGGACCTCGAAGTCCGTGCCCAGCTCGCGAAGGTGGTGGGAGATATCTATGCGAATCGTGACATCGGTCATCTGCTGCTGCCGCTGCTCAAAGATCGCAGTCCTCGGGTGCGCTTCCATGCGGCCATGGCACTGGGCAAGCTGCAGATCAGACAGGCATTGCCGGAAGTGCTGACGCAGCTCACTCTCAATGCGGATAAGGACGTCTACCTGCGCCATGCGCTGGTGACCGCCCTCTACGGCTGCTCAACCGATCTGGAAGCGCTCGCGACGCATGAGTCGCGCTCGGTGCGTCTTGCCGCAGTGCTGGCGTTGCGTCGCCGGGCGCATGAGACTGTTGCCACGTTTCTTGCGGATAAAGATGATGCGGTGGCCACGGAGGCTGCTCGGGCGATTCACGATGACGAGTCCATCATGGCGAAACTGCCGGAGCTGGCGGCTACTTTGGATTCAAAGCGAGTGTTCCCTGATGCATTTACCCGTCGTGCGCTGAATGCGAATTTCCGCATCGGTGATGCCGCCGGAGCCGAGCGCGTGGTGGGTTATGCCCTTCGTGAAGATGCGTCGCCCGCGCTACGAAATGAGGCGCTGACGTTGCTCACTCTCTGGGTCACGCCACCTCCGCTCGACCGTGCGGATGGTCGCGCCTACAAGCTCGAAGCGCGCGATGAACATGCCATCGCCGAGGTGCTGCGTCCGCATCTGGACCAGCTGCTCGCTCTCAAGGAGCCGGAGCTGAGGACGCTGGCCATCCAGATTCTCATCACCTACAACCTGCCGGTCGATGCCCCCATTGCGGCTGCTGCGGTAATGGAAGCTAGTGCGCCTGCGGAGACCCGCATCGGCGCGCTGCAACTGCTCGCCACCCAGCATGGTGGCTCCGAGGAACTGCGCAAGACTTTGACCGCGCTGGTGGAAGGCAAGGCGCCGACGCCGGATAAAGATAAGGCCGAGGCTCAGTCCAAAGAGAAAGAAAAAGGAAAAGGGAAATCAAAGACTCAACCCAAGACCCAGACGCAGGCTCCGTCCCCGGCACTGGCGCAGACGCCCGAGACCCTGCGCATCGCGGCGTTGGAAATCCTGGCGCGTGAGAAGCCGGACGTGGCCATCGAGCTGGCTGGGAAACTGCTCGGCTCCGGCTCCACCCTGGAAAAGCAGAAGTGCCTTGCCCTGCTGGCTGAGCTGAAGATGGACGCGGCAGATGCCGTGCTGACGAAGGAGATGGAACAGCTCGTCGCTGGCAAGTGCCCGCCGAGCCGCCAGCTCGATGTGCTGGAAGCCGTGCAGGCCCGCGCTGCGGATGTGGCAGCGCTGAAGGAAAAGCTGGATGCCTTTGAAGCCGCCCGCGCCGGAGCCGTGGGTACGGTGGGTGCCTATCTGGAGTGCCTGGAAGGCGGCAGCTCTGTTGAGGGCAAGGACATCGCACTGGAGCACCTCGCCGCGAACTGCACCGCGTGCCATCGCTTCGACTCGAAGGAAGGCAGCACCGTGGGCCCGCTGCTCAGCGGCATCGGCGCGCAGAAGGATCGCACCTACCTGCTGGAGTCCCTGGTGAATCCCGTGGCGCAGATCGCGCCGGGTTACGGCATGGTCTCCCTCACACTGAACGACGGCAAGTCCTACGCCGGCGTGGTGGTAAAGGAAGACGCCGAGACCGTGGAACTCAAACTCGCGGATGGTTCCGTGAAGAAGGTGGATGTGGCCGAGATCACCGTTAAGACCCCGCCGATTTCCGTGATGCCGCCGATGAGTGCGATGCTGACGAAGCGGCAGCTGCGTGATCTGGTGGCCTATCTGTCCGGGTTGAAGAGTGGTGGTAGCAGCAGCGGCTCAGGCTCGAAGAAGGTTGCCGTGAAGGAAACGGAAACCGGCGAGCATGAAGTGGCGGATGATGGGGACGGGAAGAAACCCGGTGAAAAGGTGGAAGAGGTGAGCGCCAAGAAGCCAGCGGCGGAGAGTGGGAGTGCGAGTGGGAAGAAGAAGGGGTGA
- a CDS encoding ribonucleoside-diphosphate reductase subunit alpha, translated as MISRHLIDEDRALKRLANLSKEQRPHFDWRGLASGCSELLEPGMEVEVDGMRRPFDMGEIADTVGNALADLQLSRKKQDEIYTERNRDLVRTIALTVADELARRTSETELRDQQGAPVLRSEEIYRIIERTLVRYNQHDLARSVVTRMQSHIPVHNTANPQPVMVPTKVIRRNGEAVPWNQSKIESAVRKAFLSLEVNSEPAVAIADAVSRRMSDEARQFVHIEDLQDVVQEELMRQGHYKVAAAYIAYRTHRKEMRRSEDETSQQQQLDLGGDTQQDSFILVRSTDGTSVLWDGLDLRKRMEYALLGLDVCLTREEIEVELRRSFAAEMSKEDLKKTIILNARTLISHDADFAKFAARILLTYIYEEVLGWDIVKDGIEALPLFHRRALRRNLQRGVEIERLDPRLLNYDLDRLAEALDPAADLDFDFLGISSLYDRYLIVDKKTKPSRRLETPQLFWMRVAMGLFLQEKTDGVTKVINLYSLYKSRRFCSSTPTLFNAGTLHSQLSSCYLYKVDDNIESIMIRGIAENAFLSKWAGGLGGSWTSVRGTGGYIKGTNGESQGVIPFLKLHNDQLVAVNQGGKRKGSGCAYLETWHNDVEDFLHLHDQTGDLRRRTFDMNTANWIPDLFMKRMEARQEWTLFRSNDVPELHELYGRAFESKYVEYEEKVSKGEIYGKKIPALDLWKSMLKLLFQTGHPWITFKDPCNVRSPQDHVGVIHSSNLCTEITLNTSADETAVCNLGSVVLENHLTDTGDIDHTKLRETIRMAVRALDNVIDINFYPTEAARRANTRHRPIGLGVMGLQYALYRKGIPFGSEEGVSFNDEIMEAVCCYAYEASSDLAAERGTYSSYEGSKWSRGLLPQDTVDLLEEERGVPIEVARGGKLDWKPVREKIAKQGMRNSNVIAIAPTATISNIMGSSPCIEPLYKNLFGKENLGGAYLMLNPYLVKDLKKIGLWDNDMRESLILSNGELEPMDNVPVALKKRYATAFAIDAEYVLDAAARRQKWIDQSQSTNLWYSAVDLATLSRIYRGAWRKGLKTTYYLRTLSASDIEASSVVKEKELRGVVSGGGQSAAAAGKTASPSGNPAADPAEYAAWLAAQRDKAINGKECEACT; from the coding sequence ATGATTTCCCGCCACCTGATCGATGAAGACAGGGCGCTCAAGCGCCTTGCCAACCTGTCCAAGGAACAACGCCCGCACTTCGACTGGCGCGGCCTTGCCAGCGGCTGCTCCGAGCTCCTGGAGCCCGGCATGGAGGTGGAGGTGGACGGCATGCGCCGCCCCTTCGACATGGGGGAAATCGCGGACACGGTGGGCAACGCCCTCGCCGACCTCCAGCTCTCTCGCAAAAAGCAGGATGAAATCTACACCGAGCGGAACCGCGACCTCGTCCGTACCATCGCCCTCACCGTGGCGGATGAACTCGCCCGCCGCACCAGCGAGACCGAACTGCGGGACCAGCAGGGTGCTCCCGTGCTCCGCTCGGAGGAAATCTACCGCATCATCGAGCGCACCCTCGTTCGTTATAATCAGCATGACCTTGCACGCAGTGTCGTGACCCGCATGCAGAGCCACATCCCCGTCCATAACACGGCCAATCCCCAGCCCGTGATGGTTCCGACCAAAGTCATCCGGCGCAACGGTGAAGCCGTGCCGTGGAACCAGAGCAAGATTGAGTCCGCCGTCCGCAAGGCCTTCCTCTCCCTGGAAGTGAATTCCGAACCCGCCGTGGCCATCGCCGATGCCGTGAGCCGCCGCATGTCCGATGAAGCGCGCCAGTTCGTGCACATCGAGGACCTGCAGGACGTGGTGCAGGAGGAGCTCATGCGCCAGGGCCACTACAAGGTGGCCGCCGCCTACATCGCCTACCGCACGCACCGCAAGGAAATGCGCCGCTCCGAGGATGAGACCTCCCAGCAGCAGCAGCTCGACCTCGGTGGCGATACCCAGCAGGACAGCTTCATCCTCGTGCGCTCCACGGATGGCACCAGCGTCCTCTGGGATGGCCTGGACCTCCGCAAGCGCATGGAGTATGCGCTGCTCGGCCTCGATGTCTGCCTCACCCGCGAAGAGATCGAAGTGGAACTCCGCCGCTCCTTCGCCGCGGAAATGTCCAAGGAGGACCTGAAGAAGACCATCATCCTGAATGCGCGCACGCTCATCAGCCATGATGCGGACTTCGCCAAGTTCGCCGCGCGCATCCTGCTCACCTATATATATGAAGAGGTGCTCGGCTGGGACATCGTGAAGGACGGCATCGAAGCGCTGCCCCTCTTCCATCGCCGCGCCCTGCGCCGCAACCTGCAGCGTGGTGTGGAGATCGAGCGTCTCGACCCCCGCCTGCTGAACTATGATCTCGACCGCCTCGCCGAAGCCCTCGACCCTGCTGCGGACCTCGACTTCGACTTCCTCGGCATCAGCTCCCTCTATGATCGCTACCTGATCGTCGACAAAAAGACCAAGCCCTCCCGCCGCCTCGAAACGCCCCAGCTCTTCTGGATGCGCGTGGCCATGGGCCTCTTCCTCCAGGAGAAGACCGATGGCGTGACGAAGGTCATCAACCTCTACTCCCTCTACAAGAGCCGCCGCTTCTGCTCCAGCACGCCGACCCTTTTCAATGCCGGCACGCTGCACTCGCAGCTCTCCTCCTGCTACCTGTACAAGGTGGATGACAACATCGAGTCCATCATGATCCGCGGCATCGCGGAGAATGCCTTCCTCAGCAAGTGGGCAGGCGGTCTCGGTGGCTCCTGGACTTCCGTGCGCGGCACCGGTGGCTACATCAAGGGCACCAATGGTGAATCCCAGGGTGTCATCCCCTTCCTCAAGCTGCACAATGACCAGCTCGTGGCCGTGAACCAGGGTGGCAAGCGCAAGGGCTCCGGCTGCGCCTACCTCGAAACGTGGCACAACGACGTGGAGGACTTCCTTCACCTGCATGACCAGACCGGTGACCTCCGCCGCCGCACGTTCGACATGAACACGGCGAACTGGATTCCCGACCTCTTCATGAAGCGCATGGAGGCCCGCCAGGAGTGGACGCTCTTCCGCAGCAATGACGTGCCCGAACTGCACGAGCTCTACGGCCGCGCCTTCGAAAGCAAGTACGTGGAGTATGAAGAGAAGGTCTCCAAGGGTGAGATCTACGGGAAGAAGATTCCCGCGCTCGACCTGTGGAAGAGCATGCTGAAGCTCCTCTTCCAGACCGGCCATCCCTGGATCACCTTCAAGGACCCGTGCAACGTCCGCAGCCCGCAGGATCACGTGGGTGTCATCCACAGCTCAAACCTGTGCACCGAGATCACGCTGAACACCAGTGCGGATGAAACCGCCGTGTGCAACCTGGGCTCCGTGGTGCTGGAAAATCACCTCACCGACACCGGCGACATCGACCACACCAAGCTGCGCGAGACCATCCGCATGGCCGTGCGTGCGCTGGACAACGTGATCGACATCAACTTCTACCCGACGGAAGCCGCCCGCCGTGCGAATACCCGCCACCGCCCGATTGGTCTCGGCGTGATGGGCCTGCAGTACGCGCTCTATCGCAAGGGCATCCCCTTCGGTTCGGAAGAAGGCGTGTCCTTCAACGACGAGATCATGGAAGCCGTGTGCTGCTACGCCTACGAAGCCTCCAGCGACCTCGCCGCCGAGCGTGGCACCTACTCCAGCTACGAAGGCAGCAAGTGGTCCCGCGGCCTGCTCCCGCAGGACACCGTGGATCTCCTGGAAGAAGAGCGCGGCGTGCCCATCGAAGTGGCCCGTGGCGGCAAGCTCGACTGGAAGCCGGTGCGCGAGAAGATTGCCAAGCAGGGCATGCGCAACAGCAACGTCATCGCCATCGCTCCGACCGCGACGATCTCGAACATCATGGGCAGCAGCCCGTGCATCGAGCCGCTGTACAAGAACCTCTTCGGCAAGGAGAACCTCGGCGGCGCCTATCTCATGCTCAATCCTTACCTCGTGAAGGACCTGAAGAAGATTGGCCTGTGGGATAACGACATGCGCGAATCGCTCATCCTTTCCAATGGTGAGCTGGAGCCCATGGACAACGTGCCCGTCGCGCTGAAGAAGCGCTACGCCACCGCCTTCGCCATCGATGCCGAGTACGTGCTCGACGCCGCGGCCCGTCGCCAGAAGTGGATCGACCAGAGCCAGAGCACGAACCTGTGGTACTCCGCCGTGGACCTTGCCACCCTGTCCCGCATCTATCGCGGTGCCTGGCGCAAGGGTCTGAAGACCACCTACTACCTCCGCACCCTGAGCGCCTCGGACATCGAAGCCTCCTCCGTGGTGAAGGAAAAGGAACTGCGTGGTGTCGTCTCCGGTGGAGGTCAGAGTGCTGCCGCCGCAGGCAAGACCGCCTCCCCCTCCGGCAACCCTGCCGCCGACCCCGCCGAATACGCCGCCTGGCTCGCCGCGCAGCGTGACAAGGCGATCAACGGGAAAGAGTGCGAAGCGTGCACGTAG